One segment of Pristis pectinata isolate sPriPec2 chromosome 3, sPriPec2.1.pri, whole genome shotgun sequence DNA contains the following:
- the nek2 gene encoding serine/threonine-protein kinase Nek2 — MPSRLEDYELMESIGSGSYGRCQKIRRKSDGKVLVWKEMDYGSMSEAEKQMLVSEVNLLRELKHPNIVRYYDRIIDRTNTTLYIVMEFCEGGDLASLISKCIRERRYLEENFALRVLAQIALALRECHRRSESGRTVLHRDLKPANVFLDLHHNVKLGDFGLARILQHDTSFAKTFVGTPYYMSPEQFNHMSYNEKSDIWSLGCLLYELCALTPPFTAFNQKELAEKIREGKFRRIPFRYSDELNDLLGRMLNLKDYLRPSVDELMQHFLIANLVAEEQRKISAERRGSKSLENDHFQDSNPLMAELKLKEDQLHNREKALKEREELLEQRERELCIRERLVEEKFSRAESLIKNYAFMKQQQKLKIPVGRLDDYMDIESSPGKKKVHFAGESKENIHFKETDATKQLLNKPKNLDLKKRLQAANLRARALCEMEKNYQLKSRQLLGMR, encoded by the exons GTCCTAGTTTGGAAAGAGATGGATTACGGATCAATGTCTGAGGCAGAGAAACAGATGCTAGTATCGGAAGTGAACTTGCTTCGTGAGCTTAAGCATCCAAACATTGTTCGATATTATGACCGTATTATTGACAGAACAAATACAACATTGTACATTGTAATGGAGTTCTGTGAAGGAGGAGACCTGGCCAGTCTGATTAGCAAGTGCATACGGGAAAG GCGTTATTTAGAAGAAAATTTTGCCTTGCGTGTGCTTGCTCAGATAGCTCTGGCCTTGCGAGAATGTCACAGACGCTCAGAAAGTGGTCGCACAGTGCTACATCGAGATCTCAAACCCGCCAATGTCTTTCTTGACTTACACCATAATGTCAAACTAGGTGATTTTGGTTTGGCTAGGATTTTGCAACATGACACTAGTTTTGCCAAAACGTTTGTTGGCACGCCATATTATATGTCTCCA GAACAATTTAATCATATGTCCTACAATGAGAAATCTGACATATGGTCTTTGGGATGTTTGCTGTATGAACTTTGTGCACTTAC cccACCTTTCACTGCATTTAATCAAAAGGAATTAGCAGAGAAAATAAGGGAAGGCAAGTTTAGAAGAATCCCATTTCGCTATTCAGATGAACTCAATGATCTCCTTGGCAGAATGCTAAATCTTAAG GATTATTTGAGGCCTTCTGTGGATGAACTAATGCAGCATTTCTTAATTGCAAATTTGGTGGCTGAAGAACAGCGCAAAATTTCAGCTGAAAGGAGAGGGAGTAAATCTCTGGAGAATGATCACTTCCAGGACAGTAACCCACTGATGGCTGAGTTGAAACTTAAAGAGGATCAGCTCCACAACAGGGAGAAGGCCTTGAAAGAAAGagaagagcttcttgaac AACGTGAACGAGAGCTTTGCATCCGAGAGAGACTGGTAGAGGAAAAATTTTCTAG AGCAGAGAGCTTAATAAAGAACTACGCCTTCATGAAGCAACAGCAAAAATTGAAGATACCTGTTGGTAGATTAG ATGATTACATGGACATAGAATCCTCTCCAGGGAAGAAGAAAGTTCATTTTGCAGGAGAAAGTAAAGAGAACATTCACTTTAAGGAAACTGATGCAACAAAACAACTTCTGAATAAACCAAAGAACTTGGATCTGAAGAAAAGATTGCAAGCTGCCAACCTCCGAGCCAGAGCATTatgtgaaatggaaaaaaattaccAGCTAAAAAGCAGACAACTTTTGGGGATGCGCTAA